The Quercus robur chromosome 7, dhQueRobu3.1, whole genome shotgun sequence genome has a segment encoding these proteins:
- the LOC126693163 gene encoding uncharacterized protein LOC126693163 isoform X1 → MRSKLEIPVQMRKIVIMSIKTCYRSVCNHPFLVGLLCFLLFLYRSFPFVFSILVSASPVLFCTAVLLGTLLSFGQPHIPEIEKDDYFSHAHDNISSLKAGVSGDTSVVVDNKNESFVVERYTGKGRDIVEEEAIEGACSVEDKVGKAEFDDGFVDYVPLLDDNGSLGIQSEKQVIEGVDREFHGLELGKKREIYEKSEVEGLLSEGESLENQYFVVPNVGDEILELGGDKTQEELVDAHKRGHLDLSPNDGDGDGDDDDDDGDDGSSDLGSDLAESSSPDASMADFMPMLDELHPLLDLEAPQPIHTSHDESDVASERSHKNNNVSVESEEELENHGEVEDGVDENEDEEEEEAQGGKEDESKSAIKWTEDDEKNLMDLGTSELERNQRLENLISRRRARKNTRLVAEKNLIDLDGADLPFNVPHISTVRSNPFDLPYDSYTPPGSAPSRLVPRRNPFDLPYDPNEEKPDLKGDSFQHEFMTFHQKDTLFFRRHESFSLGPSVLGSHRQERHDIRFRPYFVPEHFASEGTSYPLFERQSSEISESKLSSIPDTESVISAADQDDKKINEKDFGQETELIYSMAHVSDHAERGSQSSEDVDSLEIDPVEQRNHDEVEIILGQVENHSEMDPSSVETGGTATPLELNIDEIHFKTEPAGEAYSSRSSLSSLSEIDEKIPDVIREASTNFEPRSDDIEESGSSMQPSLEVPDFRFMSGEVDENQHEPVYDSSPPAGEKNKKILSFSSISSDLQLEISEMGSPPACIETTVPIADKEPELHSASIGNDVPNHEDMHAASSQAHPLDEKEPRSSELQELGKDDVLQVESSGVNVSDQNGSVVPQSVVKHVPVDSSSSLPDIGSIEEEGMAYEKESLPREQDQVSSLSVDSEIPVGFHQDVHESYVASENLISSRIEKQQPQPSVVVEHVSVILTETEPAERHAIGKEETLQLEQDQIYSSSSLDYESVGEGSMHKDVVLQPEQDQVQSSSFDDAEIHIGGQRDGGEKLDSVVAPSQHIPFNYLSSSVSEEQPSLATEQVTVSRALSNHSTSETECVKDHSSNEEIIQFKQDKVQSLSPVSDIDAGPHQDLDVKFSLGCSAQYVPSEENPQSELEKHLPYSDKSMVEAFVDRDECRESSSILAKSIEVVRIIDNGDVPEVHDTEDKSLPDMSPLVSDSTQMHIPAESPDSNSHTGGVDLKADILEGIVNEDQIKVSEDFSYLAEAYGSLVSEHKINEEADEIKEIDEGLLSELDTVGDFSVKEVVGESLHSKLIPEETNVGSTDFDLLPKDSKSTLTELDPPVLEARSLLDIDLAFKQLREGVDVEEVILPSMIDDWLVVEESNDLVETNSNLKVVDARSLEDIDIALKQVSDVNLHELPEVSNSKDQSASVETYEVGSAKETKLSDTGFGVEETSAVAADNDHVETNSNLKVVDAKSLEDIHIALKQVSEINLRELPEVSDSKDQSASVETFEVGSAKEIESSDVGSGVEEISAVAADKLELGSDETPQNSSSNIHNILNTKK, encoded by the exons atgagatcAAAATTGGAAATTCCAGTTCAAATGAGGAAAATTGTGATCATGTCAATCAAAACATGTTATAGATCAGTTTGTAATCATCCATTCCTTGTGGGTTTGCTTTGTTTCTTGTTATTTCTGTATAGATCTTTTCCTTTTgtattttccattttggtctctGCATCCCCTGTTTTGTTCTGCACTGCTGTTCTCCTTGGAACCCTTTTGAGTTTTGGGCAACCCCACATACCTGAAATTGAAAAAGATGATTACTTTAGCCATGCCCATGATAATATTTCATCTCTTAAGGCTGGGGTTTCTGGGGATACCagtgttgttgttgataataaAAATGAGAGCTTTGTTGTAGAGAGATACACAGGAAAAGGGAGGGATATAGTAGAGGAGGAGGCTATTGAGGGTGCTTGCTCTGTGGAAGATAAAGTTGGTAAAGCTGAATTTGATGATGGTTTTGTTGATTATGTGCCATTGCTTGATGATAATGGTTCGTTGGGAATTCAGTCAGAGAAGCAAGTAATCGAGGGAGTTGATAGAGAGTTTCATGGTTTGGAGTTGGGAAAGAAGAGGGAAATATATGAGAAGTCGGAGGTTGAAGGTTTGTTAAGCGAGGGGGAATCTCTTGAGAATCAGTATTTTGTGGTTCCAAATGTGGGTGACGAGATTCTTGAATTGGGAGGTGATAAGACTCAGGAAGAGTTAGTTGATGCTCATAAGCGAGGTCATTTGGACTTATCTCCTaatgatggtgatggtgatggtgatgatgatgatgatgatggtgatgatggaTCTTCGGATTTAGGGTCTGATCTAGCGGAGAGTTCATCGCCAGATGCTTCAATGGCTGATTTCATGCCAATGCTTGATGAGCTCCACCCACTTTTGGATTTGGAAGCTCCACAACCCATTCATACATCCCATGATGAGTCAGATGTTGCCTCGGAGAGGTCTCATAAGAATAATAATGTCAGTGTTGAGTCAGAGGAAGAATTGGAAAATCATGGAGAAGTAGAAGATGGTGTTGATGAAAACGAAgatgaggaggaagaagaagcacAGGGAGGCAAAGAGGATGAGAGTAAATCAGCGATCAAGTGGACAGAGGATGATGAAAAGAATCTCATGGATCTGGGGACTTCAGAGCTTGAGAGGAACCAACGCTTGGAGAATCTCATTTCAAGGAGGAGAGCACGGAAAAATACGAGATTGGTAGCTGAGAAGAATTTGATAGACTTAGATGGTGCTGATCTTCCCTTTAATGTTCCACATATTTCGACAGTAAGAAGCAATCCTTTTGATCTCCCTTACGATTcctataccccacctggttctgcACCATCAAGATTGGTGCCAAGACGAAATCCTTTTGATCTTCCTTATGACCCAAATGAAGAAAAACCTGATCTCAAGGGAGACAGTTTTCAACATGAGTTTATGACATTTCACCAGAAAGATACTCTGTTCTTCCGTAGGCATGAAAGTTTCAGTTTGGGGCCATCAGTCTTAGGGAGTCACAGGCAAGAGAGGCATGATATTAGGTTCAGACCCTATTTTGTACCGGAACATTTTGCTTCAGAGGGAACAAGCTATCCCTTATTCGAGAGACAGTCAAGTGAAATCAGTGAATCAAAGTTGAGTTCCATTCCTGATACTGAATCTGTAATTTCTGCTGCTGATCAAGATGACAAGAAGATTAATGAAAAAGACTTTGGCCAAGAAACAGAACTCATATACAGCATGGCCCATGTTTCTGATCATGCTGAACGTGGAAGTCAATCCTCTGAAGATGTTGATTCTCTGGAGATTGATCCAGTTGAGCAGAGAAACCATGATGAGGTTGAGATTATATTAGGACAGGTGGAAAATCATTCTGAAATGGATCCCAGCTCAGTTGAAACAGGAGGGACAGCTACTCCTCTGGAACTCAATATTGATGAAATTCATTTCAAAACAGAACCAGCTGGAGAGGCATACAGCAGCAGATCAAGTCTTTCATCATTGTCAGAAATAGATGAGAAAATACCTGATGTGATAAGAGAAGCATCGACAAATTTTGAGCCTAGAAGTGATGATATTGAAGAATCTGGCAGTTCAATGCAACCTTCACTGGAGGTGCCAGATTTCCGCTTTATGAGTGGGGAGGTAGATGAAAATCAACATGAGCCCGTTTATGATTCAAGCCCCCCTGcaggtgaaaaaaataaaaagatcctCTCTTTTTCATCCATTTCTTCTGATTTGCAACTCGAGATATCTGAAATGGGTTCACCTCCAGCATGCATTGAAACAACTGTTCCTATTGCAGATAAGGAACCTGAATTGCACAGTGCAAGCATAGGGAATGATGTTCCTAATCATGAAGACATGCATGCAGCTTCCTCTCAAGCACATCCATTGGATGAAAAGGAACCAAGGTCAAGTGAATTACAAGAGTTAGGTAAGGATGATGTTTTGCAGGTTGAGTCTTCAGGAGTTAACGTAAGTGATCAAAATGGATCTGTGGTGCCTCAATCTGTGGTTAAGCATGTTCCTGTTGATTCAAGTTCATCTTTGCCTGATATTGGATCAATAGAGGAGGAGGGTATGGCGTATGAGAAAGAAAGTTTGCCTCGTGAACAGGATCAAGTAAGCTCCTTGAGTGTTGATTCCGAGATTCCTGTTGGGTTCCATCAAGATGTGCATGAGAGCTATGTGGCTTctgaaaatttaatttcatcTAGAATAGAAAAACAACAGCCTCAGCCGTCAGTGGTGGTTGAGCATGTGTCAGTGATTTTGACAGAAACTGAACCTGCTGAGCGACATGCAATAGGTAAGGAAGAAACTCTGCAGCTTGAGCAGGATCAAATTTACTCATCAAGTTCATTAGATTATGAATCTGTAGGGGAAGGCTCTATGCATAAAGATGTAGTCCTTCAGCCTGAACAGGATCAAGTTCAGTCATCAAGTTTTGATGATGCAGAGATCCACATTGGGGGACAGAGAGATGGGGGTGAGAAGTTGGATTCAGTGGTTGCTCCTTCCCAACATATTCCTTTCAATTATTTATCTTCCTCTGTCTCAGAGGAACAGCCTTCTTTGGCAACCGAGCAAGTAACAGTTTCACGGGCTCTTTCCAATCATTCTACTTCAGAAACTGAGTGTGTGAAGGACCATTCTTCTAATGAGGAAATTATTCAGTTCAAACAGGACAAAGTCCAGTCCTTAAGTCCTGTTTCAGATATTGATGCTGGTCCCCACCAAGATTTGGATGTGAAGTTTTCTTTGGGTTGCAGTGCTCAGTATGTGCCTTCTGAAGAGAATCCTCAATCTGAGCTGGAGAAACATTTACCTTATTCAGATAAATCTATGGTTGAGGCTTTTGTTGATCGTGATGAGTGCAGG GAGTCATCTAGCATCCTGGCAAAATCTATTGAGGTTGTGAGAATCATAGACAATGGAGATGTGCCAGAAGTCCATGATACTGAGGATAAATCTCTGCCAGATATGTCTCCCTTGGTTTCTGATTCCACCCAAATGCATATCCCAGCTGAGAGTCCTGATTCTAATTCACACACTGGTGGAGTGGATTTGAAAGCTGATATCCTTGAGGGAATTGTAAATGAGGACCAGATTAAGGTCTCAGAAGACTTCAGCTATTTGGCAGAAGCTTATGGTTCTCTCGTTTCCGAGCACAAAATCAATGAAGAGGCTGATGAAATAAAAGAGATTGATGAAGGATTGTTGTCAGAATTGGATACAGTTGGAGACTTTAGTGTCAAAGAAGTTGTTGGTGAATCCCTCCATTCTAAGCTGATACCAGAGGAAACTAACGTTGGGAGTACGGACTTTGATTTGTTGCCCAAAGATTCAAAATCAACTTTGACTGAGCTGGACCCCCCTGTTCTTGAAGCAAGATCACTTCTAGATATTGACTTGGCTTTTAAGCAACTTCGTGAAGGAGTAGATGTTGAGGAAGTTATCCTTCCCAGCATGATTGATGATTGGCTAGTTGTGGAAGAATCCAATGATCTTGTGGAAACAAATTCGAACTTGAAAGTTGTTGATGCAAGATCTCTGGAAGATATTGATATTGCTCTCAAGCAAGTCTCAGATGTTAATCTTCATGAGCTGCCAGAAGTGTCAAATTCAAAGGATCAATCAGCATCAGTTGAAACATATGAAGTGGGTTCTGCCAAGGAGACTAAATTAAGTGATACAGGATTTGGTGTGGAAGAAACTAGTGCAGTTGCTGCTGATAATGATCATGTGGAAACAAATTCAAACTTGAAAGTTGTTGACGCAAAATCCCTGGAAGATATTCATATTGCGCTCAAGCAAGTCTCTGAAATTAATCTTCGTGAGCTGCCTGAGGTCTCAGATTCAAAGGATCAATCGGCATCTGTAGAAACATTTGAAGTGGGTTCTGCCAAGGAGATTGAATCAAGCGATGTAGGATCTGGTGTTGAAGAAATTAGTGCAGTTGCTGCTGATAAACTAGAACTTGGATCTGATGAAACCCCTCAGAATTCCAGTTCGAACATACACAATATATTGAATACAAAAAAATGA
- the LOC126693163 gene encoding uncharacterized protein LOC126693163 isoform X2, with product MRSKLEIPVQMRKIVIMSIKTCYRSVCNHPFLVGLLCFLLFLYRSFPFVFSILVSASPVLFCTAVLLGTLLSFGQPHIPEIEKDDYFSHAHDNISSLKAGVSGDTSVVVDNKNESFVVERYTGKGRDIVEEEAIEGACSVEDKVGKAEFDDGFVDYVPLLDDNGSLGIQSEKQVIEGVDREFHGLELGKKREIYEKSEVEGLLSEGESLENQYFVVPNVGDEILELGGDKTQEELVDAHKRGHLDLSPNDGDGDGDDDDDDGDDGSSDLGSDLAESSSPDASMADFMPMLDELHPLLDLEAPQPIHTSHDESDVASERSHKNNNVSVESEEELENHGEVEDGVDENEDEEEEEAQGGKEDESKSAIKWTEDDEKNLMDLGTSELERNQRLENLISRRRARKNTRLVAEKNLIDLDGADLPFNVPHISTVRSNPFDLPYDSYTPPGSAPSRLVPRRNPFDLPYDPNEEKPDLKGDSFQHEFMTFHQKDTLFFRRHESFSLGPSVLGSHRQERHDIRFRPYFVPEHFASEGTSYPLFERQSSEISESKLSSIPDTESVISAADQDDKKINEKDFGQETELIYSMAHVSDHAERGSQSSEDVDSLEIDPVEQRNHDEVEIILGQVENHSEMDPSSVETGGTATPLELNIDEIHFKTEPAGEAYSSRSSLSSLSEIDEKIPDVIREASTNFEPRSDDIEESGSSMQPSLEVPDFRFMSGEVDENQHEPVYDSSPPADKEPELHSASIGNDVPNHEDMHAASSQAHPLDEKEPRSSELQELGKDDVLQVESSGVNVSDQNGSVVPQSVVKHVPVDSSSSLPDIGSIEEEGMAYEKESLPREQDQVSSLSVDSEIPVGFHQDVHESYVASENLISSRIEKQQPQPSVVVEHVSVILTETEPAERHAIGKEETLQLEQDQIYSSSSLDYESVGEGSMHKDVVLQPEQDQVQSSSFDDAEIHIGGQRDGGEKLDSVVAPSQHIPFNYLSSSVSEEQPSLATEQVTVSRALSNHSTSETECVKDHSSNEEIIQFKQDKVQSLSPVSDIDAGPHQDLDVKFSLGCSAQYVPSEENPQSELEKHLPYSDKSMVEAFVDRDECRESSSILAKSIEVVRIIDNGDVPEVHDTEDKSLPDMSPLVSDSTQMHIPAESPDSNSHTGGVDLKADILEGIVNEDQIKVSEDFSYLAEAYGSLVSEHKINEEADEIKEIDEGLLSELDTVGDFSVKEVVGESLHSKLIPEETNVGSTDFDLLPKDSKSTLTELDPPVLEARSLLDIDLAFKQLREGVDVEEVILPSMIDDWLVVEESNDLVETNSNLKVVDARSLEDIDIALKQVSDVNLHELPEVSNSKDQSASVETYEVGSAKETKLSDTGFGVEETSAVAADNDHVETNSNLKVVDAKSLEDIHIALKQVSEINLRELPEVSDSKDQSASVETFEVGSAKEIESSDVGSGVEEISAVAADKLELGSDETPQNSSSNIHNILNTKK from the exons atgagatcAAAATTGGAAATTCCAGTTCAAATGAGGAAAATTGTGATCATGTCAATCAAAACATGTTATAGATCAGTTTGTAATCATCCATTCCTTGTGGGTTTGCTTTGTTTCTTGTTATTTCTGTATAGATCTTTTCCTTTTgtattttccattttggtctctGCATCCCCTGTTTTGTTCTGCACTGCTGTTCTCCTTGGAACCCTTTTGAGTTTTGGGCAACCCCACATACCTGAAATTGAAAAAGATGATTACTTTAGCCATGCCCATGATAATATTTCATCTCTTAAGGCTGGGGTTTCTGGGGATACCagtgttgttgttgataataaAAATGAGAGCTTTGTTGTAGAGAGATACACAGGAAAAGGGAGGGATATAGTAGAGGAGGAGGCTATTGAGGGTGCTTGCTCTGTGGAAGATAAAGTTGGTAAAGCTGAATTTGATGATGGTTTTGTTGATTATGTGCCATTGCTTGATGATAATGGTTCGTTGGGAATTCAGTCAGAGAAGCAAGTAATCGAGGGAGTTGATAGAGAGTTTCATGGTTTGGAGTTGGGAAAGAAGAGGGAAATATATGAGAAGTCGGAGGTTGAAGGTTTGTTAAGCGAGGGGGAATCTCTTGAGAATCAGTATTTTGTGGTTCCAAATGTGGGTGACGAGATTCTTGAATTGGGAGGTGATAAGACTCAGGAAGAGTTAGTTGATGCTCATAAGCGAGGTCATTTGGACTTATCTCCTaatgatggtgatggtgatggtgatgatgatgatgatgatggtgatgatggaTCTTCGGATTTAGGGTCTGATCTAGCGGAGAGTTCATCGCCAGATGCTTCAATGGCTGATTTCATGCCAATGCTTGATGAGCTCCACCCACTTTTGGATTTGGAAGCTCCACAACCCATTCATACATCCCATGATGAGTCAGATGTTGCCTCGGAGAGGTCTCATAAGAATAATAATGTCAGTGTTGAGTCAGAGGAAGAATTGGAAAATCATGGAGAAGTAGAAGATGGTGTTGATGAAAACGAAgatgaggaggaagaagaagcacAGGGAGGCAAAGAGGATGAGAGTAAATCAGCGATCAAGTGGACAGAGGATGATGAAAAGAATCTCATGGATCTGGGGACTTCAGAGCTTGAGAGGAACCAACGCTTGGAGAATCTCATTTCAAGGAGGAGAGCACGGAAAAATACGAGATTGGTAGCTGAGAAGAATTTGATAGACTTAGATGGTGCTGATCTTCCCTTTAATGTTCCACATATTTCGACAGTAAGAAGCAATCCTTTTGATCTCCCTTACGATTcctataccccacctggttctgcACCATCAAGATTGGTGCCAAGACGAAATCCTTTTGATCTTCCTTATGACCCAAATGAAGAAAAACCTGATCTCAAGGGAGACAGTTTTCAACATGAGTTTATGACATTTCACCAGAAAGATACTCTGTTCTTCCGTAGGCATGAAAGTTTCAGTTTGGGGCCATCAGTCTTAGGGAGTCACAGGCAAGAGAGGCATGATATTAGGTTCAGACCCTATTTTGTACCGGAACATTTTGCTTCAGAGGGAACAAGCTATCCCTTATTCGAGAGACAGTCAAGTGAAATCAGTGAATCAAAGTTGAGTTCCATTCCTGATACTGAATCTGTAATTTCTGCTGCTGATCAAGATGACAAGAAGATTAATGAAAAAGACTTTGGCCAAGAAACAGAACTCATATACAGCATGGCCCATGTTTCTGATCATGCTGAACGTGGAAGTCAATCCTCTGAAGATGTTGATTCTCTGGAGATTGATCCAGTTGAGCAGAGAAACCATGATGAGGTTGAGATTATATTAGGACAGGTGGAAAATCATTCTGAAATGGATCCCAGCTCAGTTGAAACAGGAGGGACAGCTACTCCTCTGGAACTCAATATTGATGAAATTCATTTCAAAACAGAACCAGCTGGAGAGGCATACAGCAGCAGATCAAGTCTTTCATCATTGTCAGAAATAGATGAGAAAATACCTGATGTGATAAGAGAAGCATCGACAAATTTTGAGCCTAGAAGTGATGATATTGAAGAATCTGGCAGTTCAATGCAACCTTCACTGGAGGTGCCAGATTTCCGCTTTATGAGTGGGGAGGTAGATGAAAATCAACATGAGCCCGTTTATGATTCAAGCCCCCCTGcag ATAAGGAACCTGAATTGCACAGTGCAAGCATAGGGAATGATGTTCCTAATCATGAAGACATGCATGCAGCTTCCTCTCAAGCACATCCATTGGATGAAAAGGAACCAAGGTCAAGTGAATTACAAGAGTTAGGTAAGGATGATGTTTTGCAGGTTGAGTCTTCAGGAGTTAACGTAAGTGATCAAAATGGATCTGTGGTGCCTCAATCTGTGGTTAAGCATGTTCCTGTTGATTCAAGTTCATCTTTGCCTGATATTGGATCAATAGAGGAGGAGGGTATGGCGTATGAGAAAGAAAGTTTGCCTCGTGAACAGGATCAAGTAAGCTCCTTGAGTGTTGATTCCGAGATTCCTGTTGGGTTCCATCAAGATGTGCATGAGAGCTATGTGGCTTctgaaaatttaatttcatcTAGAATAGAAAAACAACAGCCTCAGCCGTCAGTGGTGGTTGAGCATGTGTCAGTGATTTTGACAGAAACTGAACCTGCTGAGCGACATGCAATAGGTAAGGAAGAAACTCTGCAGCTTGAGCAGGATCAAATTTACTCATCAAGTTCATTAGATTATGAATCTGTAGGGGAAGGCTCTATGCATAAAGATGTAGTCCTTCAGCCTGAACAGGATCAAGTTCAGTCATCAAGTTTTGATGATGCAGAGATCCACATTGGGGGACAGAGAGATGGGGGTGAGAAGTTGGATTCAGTGGTTGCTCCTTCCCAACATATTCCTTTCAATTATTTATCTTCCTCTGTCTCAGAGGAACAGCCTTCTTTGGCAACCGAGCAAGTAACAGTTTCACGGGCTCTTTCCAATCATTCTACTTCAGAAACTGAGTGTGTGAAGGACCATTCTTCTAATGAGGAAATTATTCAGTTCAAACAGGACAAAGTCCAGTCCTTAAGTCCTGTTTCAGATATTGATGCTGGTCCCCACCAAGATTTGGATGTGAAGTTTTCTTTGGGTTGCAGTGCTCAGTATGTGCCTTCTGAAGAGAATCCTCAATCTGAGCTGGAGAAACATTTACCTTATTCAGATAAATCTATGGTTGAGGCTTTTGTTGATCGTGATGAGTGCAGG GAGTCATCTAGCATCCTGGCAAAATCTATTGAGGTTGTGAGAATCATAGACAATGGAGATGTGCCAGAAGTCCATGATACTGAGGATAAATCTCTGCCAGATATGTCTCCCTTGGTTTCTGATTCCACCCAAATGCATATCCCAGCTGAGAGTCCTGATTCTAATTCACACACTGGTGGAGTGGATTTGAAAGCTGATATCCTTGAGGGAATTGTAAATGAGGACCAGATTAAGGTCTCAGAAGACTTCAGCTATTTGGCAGAAGCTTATGGTTCTCTCGTTTCCGAGCACAAAATCAATGAAGAGGCTGATGAAATAAAAGAGATTGATGAAGGATTGTTGTCAGAATTGGATACAGTTGGAGACTTTAGTGTCAAAGAAGTTGTTGGTGAATCCCTCCATTCTAAGCTGATACCAGAGGAAACTAACGTTGGGAGTACGGACTTTGATTTGTTGCCCAAAGATTCAAAATCAACTTTGACTGAGCTGGACCCCCCTGTTCTTGAAGCAAGATCACTTCTAGATATTGACTTGGCTTTTAAGCAACTTCGTGAAGGAGTAGATGTTGAGGAAGTTATCCTTCCCAGCATGATTGATGATTGGCTAGTTGTGGAAGAATCCAATGATCTTGTGGAAACAAATTCGAACTTGAAAGTTGTTGATGCAAGATCTCTGGAAGATATTGATATTGCTCTCAAGCAAGTCTCAGATGTTAATCTTCATGAGCTGCCAGAAGTGTCAAATTCAAAGGATCAATCAGCATCAGTTGAAACATATGAAGTGGGTTCTGCCAAGGAGACTAAATTAAGTGATACAGGATTTGGTGTGGAAGAAACTAGTGCAGTTGCTGCTGATAATGATCATGTGGAAACAAATTCAAACTTGAAAGTTGTTGACGCAAAATCCCTGGAAGATATTCATATTGCGCTCAAGCAAGTCTCTGAAATTAATCTTCGTGAGCTGCCTGAGGTCTCAGATTCAAAGGATCAATCGGCATCTGTAGAAACATTTGAAGTGGGTTCTGCCAAGGAGATTGAATCAAGCGATGTAGGATCTGGTGTTGAAGAAATTAGTGCAGTTGCTGCTGATAAACTAGAACTTGGATCTGATGAAACCCCTCAGAATTCCAGTTCGAACATACACAATATATTGAATACAAAAAAATGA